The Ailuropoda melanoleuca isolate Jingjing chromosome 4, ASM200744v2, whole genome shotgun sequence region GTCGGAGCGCATAAGCCGGTCTGGGGTGATCGAGGCACTCTGTGACGCCTGTCCCCCAGGAGCAGCCAGAGCTTCCTGCACCTGAAGTTCGCACGGACCCGACAGAACCAGTTCGTGCTGGGCCAGCACAGCGGCCCCTTCGCCAGCGTGCCGGAGCTGGTCCTCCATTACAGCTCCCGGCCGCTGCCTGTGCAGGGCGCTGAGCATCTGGCCCTGCTGTACCCCGTGGTCATGCAGACCCCCTGACCTCAGCACCTCAGTCCCTGCCCTGCACCAGGCAGGCCCAGAATCACTGACTGCAAACGCTAGAGGTCTTTCCAGAGACTCGCCACTCCTCCAGGCCCTGGGTCTGCCTTCTTGGCCCTCTCTTGGGTGCTAGGGTCCAGAATTGTGTCTCCAAGCACTCGTCTGGCCTGNCAGTCCCTGCCCTGCACCAGGCAGGCCCAGAATCACTGACTGCAAATGCTAGAGGTCTTTCCAGAGACTCGCCACTCCTCCAGGCCCTGGGTCTGCCTTCTTGGCCCTCTCTTGGGTGCTAGGGTCCAGAATTGTGTCTCCAAGCACTCGTCTGGcctggaaaataaataagttattgTGTGTTTCAAGTGTCCTTTCTGGGAGGCAGGGATCCCAGCcccagggaaaggaaagggtgAGTGACCCTTAGAACCTTGGGGGAAGGGCATCCCCAGCTCCACTTGGGAGATGAGCTAGGGGTGAAGCCTGAATTGctcacaggggtggggggggtcacaAGTAAGAGAGCTAGGGGTAGGCAGGGAGAGAGCATATGAGGTCAGAGGAAAACCTGGACACAGCTGATACAGACAGATACAAAGATGGAGAAACCGAGGGGGGAGGCTctcaggccagccctgcccccacccagctcctcccTCACACCCGGGCAAGCAGCCGTGGCCTGATGCTGCTGCTGAAAGGACATCTGTCCCCATGGTAACagcagaagtgggggaggggagcagatcCCAGCTGGTGTCACTTCAAGGTGACAGTTGGACAGGAGACCCGGGGGGCTGATAAACTCCAGGGAGCTCCAATGTCCCCTGTCACCTTTCATCTCCAACCCGACGGGGGGGGGGATTTCCAGCTCAAGGCGCTGTGTGGAGATCGGGGGTATCACGTCTCTGCTAATTGGACATGATTCTCCAAGGATAAGAGGAGGGAGCTGGCCAGTCATCACAGAGCCCCTCACCACAGTGGCTCGCCCCAGCCATCGTGAGGCTCGGGAACCCCCAGACCACCCCTCAGATATCTTTAACACCCCAAAAATCACAAAATCCGGCTTTCCTTTATAAGCCTTTATTGAGTGCTTTAGGGGTGAGGGAGGAATCCTGCATTATAGTAATGAGGCCGGGGTCTTGGGCTGGGCTGCTGAACTCCCTGTCTCTTTGGTAAATCAGTCACATTGTCATGTGGCCATTGGTGGGAGGGGGTCTTTTCTGGGGTTTCGAGTCCTCTTCCCACTTGAAGGAGCCCTCTTGGCCACTGCTGCCCAGAGGGGCATGGGTCAGGGGAGTCGCCGACAGTAGATATGGGGTGACTCGACCTGGGGCTGGGGCAAGGcttctgggccaggcactgctgggggctgggaggctgggggaaaGAGATCGAATAGAAGCTCTGACTCTTCTGGTTCGCCCTGGGGCTGTCCAGCACCTTCCCCTCCACACGCCACGCCTTAGTCTTCTTTGGGGCCCCCCGGGGCTGGTAAAGGACGTTCCCATAAAGAGGATTCCCtgcaagggtgggagggagggatgacaCAGGCTAAGAGAGGGAAATCACATGAGACAGCCTGGCTTTCTCCAGCCTACCTCCGCGTCTACAAAACATGAGCGTTGGAGCCAGACTTCTCCATTTATTCCCCTTCTCTCGCCCACCCCGCGCAGCCCCACCCGCCCTTCTTCCAGAAGGCGCAGAAGGGGCGTGCACTGCGTCCCGCTCAAGCGGGTGCAGTTCCCCCCTCCGCCACGCGGGGGCAGGGGCGCCGGCGGAACGCGTCTGCCGCCCTCCCCGCCACCTGCGCGGTTACCTGAGTCCTCGCGCCGGCTGCGACGGCGGCCCCAGCCGGGGCTCACCTGAGTAGGTGGAGGTCTGGTTCGTGGGCAGGCCATCTGCAGAGAAGAAACCTGTGTCTCGGGGGTGCTCACCTTCGAGTCCAGCCTCCACCCATCAGGGTCAGAGCCCCCCTATCCTACGGGGGACGTCAGGATTCCGCCCCTGCCATGCTGCGTGAGTCCGGGCAGGTGTCCCTCTGGacctgtttcctcttctgaaaaacgAGGCGGCCCATTTCTGCCTTGCTCGGTTAGTGTAAAATAATcgctaaatggatttttttcatcatgagCTCCACCATCCTTGCCATGAACCCCGTCACCCCATAATAGGCTACACCATTCCCATCACAAGCCTTGTCACCCCCATAAGCCCCCTCACTGACATCATGAGCTCCATCATTCCCACCGTGAGCTCCAGGACCCTGGTCATGGGATCCATGATCTTTATGGCTCCTGTTTTTCGAGCTCAACTCTGCTGTCAAGCCCATTTTACCtacaaggaaactgagtctcagccTGAGTCACTTGCCTGGGGTCACGCACCCCTGCTTTGAACATAGGTGCTGCTCACCTCAGctcacctttccttttctgtttcaggaaaaaacaaaagaaagacaaaaagaaagaaaggaaagaaagaaaaagcttataCTGGCCTGAACTCATGAGTCTTGATGAATAATCAGCATAATAGACATAAATAATCACTTAGCTTTACTGAGGGCTTATCGTGTTCCAGACCCTGTAATAAACTTTTTCGATATAATTACTTCAAAGGCACCTAACCCATAGCTAAGGAAACAGGCACTGAGGGGTCAAGttactggcccaaggtcacacagcaagtgaacAGCAGAGTGGGGACAtgtttccaggtctgtgtagtTGATGCACTCCAGCCAAAGGCTCCTGATGTGACTAAGATGAGGCCAGTGCCCCTGACCTCTGCATCTTGTATGTTTTAAAGTTGGCGTTGAGGGCTGTCtgggtggttctttttttttttttttaaagattttatttatttatttgacagagagagacagccagcgagagagggaacacaagcagggggagtgggagaggaagaagcaggctcatagcggaggagcctgatgtggggcttgatcccataacgctgggatcacgccctgagctgaaggcagacgctcaaccgctgcaccacccaggcgcccctgtctgggTGGTTctgccggttaagcgtctgcctttggcgcagatcgtgatactggggtcctgggatcgagccctcgaCTCtacggggagcctgcctctccctctgcctctctctctgtgtgtgtctcatgaataaataaataaataaaatcttaaaaaaaaataaagttggcaTTGGTCCCTGGGGGCTACCAAGCAGCTgttgtgggggcggggagagccaGCTGTGTGGAGCTGGATGCATGCCAGCCCACATCCCTGCAGATGCGGACAACGCGCAGCCTGGTGCCTCTGCTCCCCAGATTCTAATTGCTAATTGGCCCTCTCAGCCCTAgaaggtgggggcaggcaggacagCCGCAGTGCACAGCCCTAGAGGCAGACGGTGGGAGGGTCCTGTCAACTGGAGAGGAAGGGGCATCTCTttgggccaggcactggggagccacTCCATCCTGCCTCATGGGTCCAGGCATGTGCCTGAGGCCCTCAGGAACCACCCAGAGAGCGGGAGCCCCATCTGGGTCAGCTGGAGTCTCCAGGCCCTAGCAGGGTTTGGCCCAAAGTGGGGAGTCATGCAGAGTAGGTGGAGTGTATGAGCTGGGCTCTCAAGAAAGTTGGCTGCATCCCTGGCTCGTGTGTGTGGCTGGACACGTCTTGGCCTCgtctgggcctcagctttctcttctctaaatGGAGGCAGCTGGCTTAGCTGATCTGGGAAATTCCTTCCCGCCTTGAGAGTCACTGGCTTTCAATGTGGATTCTAGAATTCTAGAATTATCTGTCCTTACACACTCTTGAGACTGAAAAATTCTAAAagcctatttaaaatatttaagatactggggcgcctggatggcacagcggttaagcgtctgccttcggctcagggcgtggtcctgacgttatgggattgagccccacatcaggctcttccactatgagcctgcttcttcctctcccactccccctgcttgagttccctctctcgctggctgtctctatctctgtcaattaaataaataaaatctttaaaaatatatatatttaagatactgCAATGCTAAGATTCTAGAATCANAGAAGGCGCAGAAGGGGCGTGCACTGCGTCCCGCTCAAGCGGGTGCAGTTCCCCCCTCCGCCACGCGGGGGCAGGGGCGCCGGCGGAACGCGTCTGCCGCCCTCCCCGCCACCTGCGCGGTTACCTGAGTCCTCGCGCCGGCTGCGACGGCGGCCCCAGACACAGGCTTTCAGCGCGATGGCGGCCACGGCCACGCCCCCTGCCACCAGCAGCGCCACCAGgagtcctggggagggggagtgcgGGACGGTCTGACGGGGGGCGGGGCNGCTCGGTTAGTGTAAAATAATcgctaaatggatttttttcatcatgagCTCCACCATCCTTGCCATGAACCCCGTCACCCCATAATAGGCTACACCATTCCCATCACAAGCCTTGTCACCCCCATAAGCCCCCTCACTGACATCATGAGCTCCATCATTCCCACCGTGAGCTCCAGGACCCTGGTCATGGGATCCATGATCTTTATGGCTCCTGTTTTTCGAGCTCAACTCTGCTGTCAAGCCCATTTTACCtacaaggaaactgagtctcagccTGAGTCACTTGCCTGGGGTCACGCACCCCTGCTTTGAACATAGGTGCTGCTCACCTCAGctcacctttccttttctgtttcaggaaaaaacaaaagaaagacaaaaagaaagaaaggaaagaaagaaaaagcttataCTGGCCTGAACTCATGAGTCTTGATGAATAATCAGCATAATAGACATAAATAATCACTTAGCTTTACTGAGGGCTTATCGTGTTCCAGACCCTGTAATAAACTTTTTCGATATAATTACTTCAAAGGCACCTAACCCATAGCTAAGGAAACAGGCACTGAGGGGTCAAGttactggcccaaggtcacacagcaagtgaacAGCAGAGTGGGGACAtgtttccaggtctgtgtagtTGATGCACTCCAGCCAAAGGCTCCTGATGTGACTAAGATGAGGCCAGTGCCCCTGACCTCTGCATCTTGTATGTTTTAAAGTTGGCGTTGAGGGCTGTCtgggtggttctttttttttttttttaaagattttatttatttatttgacagagagagacagccagcgagagagggaacacaagcagggggagtgggagaggaagaagcaggctcatagcggaggagcctgatgtggggcttgatcccataacgctgggatcacgccctgagctgaaggcagacgctcaaccgctgcaccacccaggcgcccctgtctgggTGGTTctgccggttaagcgtctgcctttggcgcagatcgtgatactggggtcctgggatcgagccctcgaCTCtacggggagcctgcctctccctctgcctctctctctgtgtgtgtctcatgaataaataaataaataaaatcttaaaaaaaaataaagttggcaTTGGTCCCTGGGGGCTACCAAGCAGCTgttgtgggggcggggagagccaGCTGTGTGGAGCTGGATGCATGCCAGCCCACATCCCTGCAGATGCGGACAACGCGCAGCCTGGTGCCTCTGCTCCCCAGATTCTAATTGCTAATTGGCCCTCTCAGCCCTAgaaggtgggggcaggcaggacagCCGCAGTGCACAGCCCTAGAGGCAGACGGTGGGAGGGTCCTGTCAACTGGAGAGGAAGGGGCATCTCTttgggccaggcactggggagccacTCCATCCTGCCTCATGGGTCCAGGCATGTGCCTGAGGCCCTCAGGAACCACCCAGAGAGCGGGAGCCCCATCTGGGTCAGCTGGAGTCTCCAGGCCCTAGCAGGGTTTGGCCCAAAGTGGGGAGTCATGCAGAGTAGGTGGAGTGTATGAGCTGGGCTCTCAAGAAAGTTGGCTGCATCCCTGGCTCGTGTGTGTGGCTGGACATGTCTTGGCCTCgtctgggcctcagctttctcttctctaaatGGAGGCAGCTGGCTTAGCTGATCTGGGAAATTCCTTCCCGCCTTGAGAGTCACTGGCTTTCAATGTGGATTCTAGAATTCTAGAATTATCTGTCCTTACACACTCTTGAGACTGAAAAATTCTAAAagcctatttaaaatatttaagatactggggcgcctggatggcacagcggttaagcgtctgccttcggctcagggcgtggtcctgacgttatgggattgagccccacatcaggctcttccactatgagcctgcttcttcctctcccactccccctgcttgagttccctctctcgctggctgtctctatctctgtcaattaaataaataaaatctttaaaaatatatatatttaagatactgCAATGCTAAGATTCTAGAATCATCTATTCCTTTAcgtcagtgtttctcaaccttttttcATTATCACCCCCCCAAAGAGACTTTTCAAATCTTACTTTGTTCTGCCGTGACATTTTAGTACCACAGATACAGAGTGAATCACTTCATGTACACCCATGCTTTATacctaaaaaagtaaaattctcatTGCTCCCCAAGAACCAATTCTTGCCTCCTTAGGAGCAAGACTCCCCATTGAGAGTGCTGTAGTTCTAAGAGCCTAGAATTCTGTGTCTCTAGGATTCTAGAACTGCAAGATCCTGTTTTGTGGTTCAAGATTCTAGAATTGTCTGAGGCACAACGGAAATGCGTGCCTACGTTGGCCAAAGACAAGTTGTAAATTGTTCACAGTGGCCTTATCCGTGATT contains the following coding sequences:
- the TMIGD2 gene encoding transmembrane and immunoglobulin domain-containing protein 2 isoform X1; the encoded protein is MESLGSALVFLVQFWVLQGATGLRVQQEPKELQVTRGSQVTLACQVIQSQAWERLRVEWTKDGVSLCEPHITNGSLSLRVCGPRRQLSWKLPGNLTLRLERVSLNDSGHYVCGVAVEIPKLEVERGNGTQLLVKKGLLVALLVAGGVAVAAIALKACVWGRRRSRREDSGNPLYGNVLYQPRGAPKKTKAWRVEGKVLDSPRANQKSQSFYSISFPQPPSPQQCLAQKPCPSPRSSHPISTVGDSPDPCPSGQQWPRGLLQVGRGLETPEKTPSHQWPHDNVTDLPKRQGVQQPSPRPRPHYYNAGFLPHP